One Methanosarcinales archaeon genomic window, CAATCAGCTTTGTCAGACCTGGATGACAAAATGTTTGAAACAATAAAAATTGATAAATATGGCGTTTTTCCAATTTTGAACAAATCTTCTGCATGGATTATTTTCAAGGCTGATTATGAAAAGGGAACTACAGCAATACAGGCAGAATTGTATCCGGTTACAGGTGAAATTAGAAGATCTGGTATAACAACCATTAATCGAGGGTTTAATGCTGTGATCGAAGCAACAATATATGCTACCAGGTATATTGCTTTTAAAGATGAGAAATATTTAAGGAAGGTAAAAACATTTAAAAATATAATTGATAAATGCGGTGGGAATCAGGAAAAAGAAGCTTATGAATTGATAATTAAATTATTATGAATTATCAAAAATATCAAAATAATTATATAAAATGGTTCACAGTTCCATAATCCAGTTATTTTGGCATCACTGTTCGTATATAACCTTAAAATAACTGGAAAATGATATTGTGCCGTCGTGTTGACCGCAAAGGCCCTGGACAAGATGATCGGCATGCATGTTGTGGGTGTAACTGACTATATCACCAAACCTTTCGGGCGTCAAGAAGGTCTTGGGTGAATGAAAAACAGTTTTTTTTTCTGACGACGATATATTTATAATATCTGAAATTGTGTATTCTGGAGTTTATCAGGTGGCAGATATGGACAGATTAGCACTTATAAAGCGTAACACAGAAGAAATTGTAACCCAGGAAGAACTTGAACGACTTGTAGAATCCAAAACCACTCCTACTGCTTATGTGGGGTACGAGCCCAGCGGTAAGATACACCTGGGGCATGTGCTGACCGTAAACAAGCTCATCGATCTGCAAAATGCCGGATTTGAAATCACTGTACTGCTGGCAGATGTCCATGCGTACCTGAATGAAAAAGGCACCCTGGATGAAGTCAAGAAGATCGCTGATTTTAATAAAGAATGTTTCATTGCCCTGGGGCTTGATGAAAATAAGACCAATTATGTTTATGGTTCCGATTACCAGTTGGAACCCGAATACATGATCAATGTCCTGAAACTGGCCAGGGCGACCACCCTGAACCGTGCCAAGCGCAGCATGGATGAGGTGAGCCGAAATGCCGATAATCCCATGGTATCCCAGATGGTCTACCCGCTGATGCAGGCCGTAGATATTGCCATGCTGGGAGTTGATGTGGCCGTGGGCGGGATCGATCAGCGCAAGATCCACATGCTGGCCAGGGAAGGATTGCCTACCATGGGATATAAAGCACCTACCTGCATTCACACACCTATCCTGCTGGGACTGGACGGTAAAAAAATGTCTTCATCAGCGAACAATTTCATTTCCATGGATGATTCCGAAAAGGCGGTTAAAAAGAAGATCAATAAGGCCTTCTGTCCAGAAGGAGATATTGTTGATAATCCTGTACTGGCATTATTCAGGTATCATATCATACCAAGGTACGAGGAAATCACCATCAAGCGGCCTGAAAAGTATGGTGGTGACCTGCATTATGAGTCCTATGAGGAGATGGAAGCTGCCTTTGCATCAAAGGAACTGCACCCAATGGACCTGAAAGCCGGTGCGGCGGATTACATGAACATAATACTTGAACCTGTGCGTGAGAAGATGTTTTCCGATTCCAATTGAAATCAGGTTTATTTAAAAAAATGGAAGGGGAATGCCCTTCCTAAAATCTTATTCTATATTAGAACAGCCCGGAATTTATGAACAAAGCAGAGAACAGGATCGCGATCATGTTCACTACCTTGATAAGTGCATTCAGCGCCGGACCTGAGGTATCCTTGAACGGGTCGCCCACG contains:
- a CDS encoding DUF447 family protein is translated as MKIDLDQYGILEGINETIITTISLNGRFNAAPIGIIRRDGKLMVRIYNGSHTCSNIQDTGLFAANMVDDPVLFVQSALSDLDDKMFETIKIDKYGVFPILNKSSAWIIFKADYEKGTTAIQAELYPVTGEIRRSGITTINRGFNAVIEATIYATRYIAFKDEKYLRKVKTFKNIIDKCGGNQEKEAYELIIKLL
- a CDS encoding tyrosine--tRNA ligase — translated: MDRLALIKRNTEEIVTQEELERLVESKTTPTAYVGYEPSGKIHLGHVLTVNKLIDLQNAGFEITVLLADVHAYLNEKGTLDEVKKIADFNKECFIALGLDENKTNYVYGSDYQLEPEYMINVLKLARATTLNRAKRSMDEVSRNADNPMVSQMVYPLMQAVDIAMLGVDVAVGGIDQRKIHMLAREGLPTMGYKAPTCIHTPILLGLDGKKMSSSANNFISMDDSEKAVKKKINKAFCPEGDIVDNPVLALFRYHIIPRYEEITIKRPEKYGGDLHYESYEEMEAAFASKELHPMDLKAGAADYMNIILEPVREKMFSDSN